In one window of Henckelia pumila isolate YLH828 chromosome 1, ASM3356847v2, whole genome shotgun sequence DNA:
- the LOC140860823 gene encoding uncharacterized protein, with amino-acid sequence MAIPQSLAWNMSQRSIMDDPSSPYFLHHSDNPGMILVSQQLAGDNFAFWSRSMKIALSVKNKLGFLDGSIIKPPASEVNLLTAWNRNNNIVISWLLNSVSNEISASILFAESALDIWNDLRECFEQIKYCFLIHFLRSIVFFALVIQEERQRTIGISSHDSSSSNGMIFAIKNEQRHKPSQSRNGQTIQRGRPYCTACHKPGHTVETCYKIHGYPPGYKHRTPTAHKNANTIVNQVSNISSVTETPSNGESSAINIFQNLDKTQMDQLMTLFVQHISTVDQRGTQSDGQSNSHVAAFISLKAVDNSRVTLPNNEHIDVNFSGDIRLGSYLTLSDDITTKKMIGKGSRVEGLYVLDTSNSGTTNFVNQVSSSVWHSRLGHPSLKSHMPIHFWGECVLTATYLVNRVPSLITQNKSPYELLYQKGINYSHLRVFGCLAFASTLAAHREKFLPRARTCVFIGYPPEMKGYKLHLCRSFPIVVFPQPAATCDLLSIETHANDISPPSSGSTAVRTAPTDIPSSSSMVPIRTSSRITRQPSYLRDYHCHLLRYNSIHSSTIRYPIHEYISYSSLSQTHKNFVLNVSAQFEPQFYHQAIKFPSWKAAMQEELSAMDANNTWSVVPLPLGKQPIGYKWVYKVKYK; translated from the exons ATGGCGATTCCTCAATCTTTAGCGTGGAATATGTCTCAACGATCTATCATGGATGATCCATCCAGTCCGTATTTTCTTCATCATTCTGACAATCCCGGAATGATACTTGTTTCTCAGCAACTTGCAGGCGACAACTTTGCTTTCTGGAGTAGATCAATGAAAATCGCCCTTTCCGTCAAGAACAAATTGGGATTTCTTGATGGCTCCATTATCAAACCACCTGCATCTGAGGTGAATTTACTTACTGCATGGAATCGTAATAATAACATTGTCATCTCATGGCTATTGAATTCAGTATCAAATGAAATTTCCGCGAGCATCTTATTTGCGGAATCTGCACTGGACATATGGAATGATCTTCGTGAATGTTTTGAACAGA TCAAATACTGCTTCTTGATCCACTTCCTTCGATCAATCGTGTTTTTTGCATTGGTTATACAAGAGGAACGTCAAAGGACCATTGGAATCTCGTCTCATGACAGTAGTTCATCCAATGGCATGATTTTTGCGATCAAGAATGAACAGCGTCACAAGCCATCTCAGTCTCGCAATGGACAAACAATTCAGCGAGGTCGTCCTTATTGTACAGCCTGTCATAAGCCTGGTCACACAGTTGAGACTTGCTACAAGATTCATGGTTATCCACCTGGTTATAAACATCGCACGCCTACTGCTCACAAGAATGCCAATACCATAGTCAATCAAGTTTCAAATATTTCTTCTGTCACTGAAACTCCTTCAAATGGTGAGAGCTCAGCCAtcaatatatttcaaaatcttGATAAGACTCAAATGGATCAATTGATGACCTTGTTTGTACAACATATCTCAACTGTTGATCAACGGGGTACACAATCCGATGGCCAAAGCAATTCTCATGTTGCAG CATTTATATCTCTTAAGGCAGTAGATAATTCACGAGTAACTCTGCCAAATAATGAACACATTGATGTCAATTTCAGTGGAGATATTCGATTGGGCTCCTATTTGACTCTTTCTGAT GACATCACAACCAAGAAGATGATTGGCAAGGGTAGTAGAGTTGAAGGGCTATATGTTCTGGATACATCCAACAGTGGCACAACCAACTTTGTTAATCAAGTTAGCTCTTCAGTCTGGCATTCTCGACTTGGACATCCATCCCTCAAG TCTCATATGCCAATACATTTTTGGGGAGAATGTGTTTTGACTGCTACTTATTTGGTAAATCGAGTTCCTTCTCTTATCACTCAGAATAAGTCCCCATATGAGTTGCTTTACCAGAAAGGCATTAATTATTCTCATCTTAGGGTCTTTGGGTGTCTTGCATTTGCTTCTACACTTGCTGCTCATCGAGAAAAATTTCTTCCTCGAGCTCGAACTTGTGTGTTTATAGGATATCCTCCGGAAATGAAAGGCTACAAACT ACATCTCTGTAGATCCTTTCCTATAGTAGTATTTCCTCAACCTGCAGCCACTTGTGATTTACTGTCCATTGAAACACATGCTAATGATATTTCTCCACCATCTTCGGGCTCCACAGCTGTACGCACTGCACCGACTGATATACCATCCTCATCATCTATGGTTCCCATTCGTACTTCCTCAAGAATCACTCGACAACCTTCCTATCTCAGAGATTATCATTGTCACCTTCTTCGATATAATTCAATTCACTCTTCGACTATtagatatcctatccatgaatATATTTCCTACAGCTCTCTCTCTCAAACACACAAGAATTTTGTTCTCAATGTTTCAGCCCAGTTTGAGCCACAATTTTACCATCAAGCCATAAAATTTCCATCTTGGAAAGCAGCTATGCAGGAGGAACTCAGTGCCATGGATGCAAACAACACTTGGTCTGTTGTCCCTTTACCTTTGGGCAAACAACCAATTGGATATAAATGGGTTTACAAAGTAAAGTATAAATAG
- the LOC140874617 gene encoding uncharacterized protein isoform X1 has translation MIITYYYSLLAYISLSPLIPFFYAHRLFSLIPRAISDSKLTPPISPSSAAHFANTAVADLHRHCRGPPTANREFFFLHYKALESGSLGIAIYEAVEIGSSNIHGFNKFPSVADENIMPLFLEKYHPTIAAHYLPFKIGIWNWHLSVEKNQSIYIRLFPEPSCVSKDQPPIALWFQSKALYFAENRCLLILAPILLPQWVQEH, from the exons atgataataacTTACTACTACTCGCTTTTGGCTTATATTTCTCTCTCCCCGCTCATTCCTTTCTTCTACGCGCATCGTCTCTTCTCTCTCATCCCGAGAGCCATTTCCGATTCAAAGCTAACGCCGCCAATATCTCCGTCGTCGGCTGCCCATTTTGCAAACA CTGCCGTCGCCGACCTCCACCGCCACTGCCGCGGACCTCCGACCGCCAATCGGGAGTTTTTTTTCCTACACTATAAG GCTTTGGAGTCCGGGAGTTTAGGAATAGCAATTTATGAGGCAGTGGAGATCGGTTCTAGTAATATTCATGGCTTCAATAAGTTTCCAAGTGTTGCAGATGAAAACATCATGCCATTGTTCTTGGAAAAATACCACCCAACCATCGCCGCCCACTATCTCCCTTTCAAAATCGGCATATGGAATTG GCATCTTTCTGTGGAGAAGAATCAATCGATTTATATCCGGCTTTTCCCTGAACCGTCTTGTGTTTCGAAAGACCAGCCGCCGATTGCCCTCTGGTTCCAATCGAAGGCCCTTTATTTCGCCGA GAATAGGTGTCTTCTTATTCTTGCACCGATCTTACTCCCACAGTGGGTACAAGAGCATTAA
- the LOC140874617 gene encoding uncharacterized protein isoform X2 produces the protein MIITYYYSLLAYISLSPLIPFFYAHRLFSLIPRAISDSKLTPPISPSSAAHFANTAVADLHRHCRGPPTANREFFFLHYKALESGSLGIAIYEAVEIGSSNIHGFNKFPSVADENIMPLFLEKYHPTIAAHYLPFKIGIWNWHLSVEKNQSIYIRLFPEPSCVSKDQPPIALWFQSKALYFAEYEFIYFFCCYYDFVDLYL, from the exons atgataataacTTACTACTACTCGCTTTTGGCTTATATTTCTCTCTCCCCGCTCATTCCTTTCTTCTACGCGCATCGTCTCTTCTCTCTCATCCCGAGAGCCATTTCCGATTCAAAGCTAACGCCGCCAATATCTCCGTCGTCGGCTGCCCATTTTGCAAACA CTGCCGTCGCCGACCTCCACCGCCACTGCCGCGGACCTCCGACCGCCAATCGGGAGTTTTTTTTCCTACACTATAAG GCTTTGGAGTCCGGGAGTTTAGGAATAGCAATTTATGAGGCAGTGGAGATCGGTTCTAGTAATATTCATGGCTTCAATAAGTTTCCAAGTGTTGCAGATGAAAACATCATGCCATTGTTCTTGGAAAAATACCACCCAACCATCGCCGCCCACTATCTCCCTTTCAAAATCGGCATATGGAATTG GCATCTTTCTGTGGAGAAGAATCAATCGATTTATATCCGGCTTTTCCCTGAACCGTCTTGTGTTTCGAAAGACCAGCCGCCGATTGCCCTCTGGTTCCAATCGAAGGCCCTTTATTTCGCCGAGTATGAATTTATATACTTTTTTTGTTGCTATTATGATTTCGTTGACCTTTACTTGtga
- the LOC140874617 gene encoding uncharacterized protein isoform X4, with the protein MIITYYYSLLAYISLSPLIPFFYAHRLFSLIPRAISDSKLTPPISPSSAAHFANTAVADLHRHCRGPPTANREFFFLHYKALESGSLGIAIYEAVEIGSSNIHGFNKFPSVADENIMPLFLEKYHPTIAAHYLPFKIGIWNWHLSVEKNQSIYIRLFPEPSCVSKDQPPIALWFQSKALYFADFVV; encoded by the exons atgataataacTTACTACTACTCGCTTTTGGCTTATATTTCTCTCTCCCCGCTCATTCCTTTCTTCTACGCGCATCGTCTCTTCTCTCTCATCCCGAGAGCCATTTCCGATTCAAAGCTAACGCCGCCAATATCTCCGTCGTCGGCTGCCCATTTTGCAAACA CTGCCGTCGCCGACCTCCACCGCCACTGCCGCGGACCTCCGACCGCCAATCGGGAGTTTTTTTTCCTACACTATAAG GCTTTGGAGTCCGGGAGTTTAGGAATAGCAATTTATGAGGCAGTGGAGATCGGTTCTAGTAATATTCATGGCTTCAATAAGTTTCCAAGTGTTGCAGATGAAAACATCATGCCATTGTTCTTGGAAAAATACCACCCAACCATCGCCGCCCACTATCTCCCTTTCAAAATCGGCATATGGAATTG GCATCTTTCTGTGGAGAAGAATCAATCGATTTATATCCGGCTTTTCCCTGAACCGTCTTGTGTTTCGAAAGACCAGCCGCCGATTGCCCTCTGGTTCCAATCGAAGGCCCTTTATTTCGCCGA TTTTGTTGTGTAA
- the LOC140874617 gene encoding uncharacterized protein isoform X3 yields the protein MIITYYYSLLAYISLSPLIPFFYAHRLFSLIPRAISDSKLTPPISPSSAAHFANTAVADLHRHCRGPPTANREFFFLHYKALESGSLGIAIYEAVEIGSSNIHGFNKFPSVADENIMPLFLEKYHPTIAAHYLPFKIGIWNWHLSVEKNQSIYIRLFPEPSCVSKDQPPIALWFQSKALYFADGYKSIKVKLP from the exons atgataataacTTACTACTACTCGCTTTTGGCTTATATTTCTCTCTCCCCGCTCATTCCTTTCTTCTACGCGCATCGTCTCTTCTCTCTCATCCCGAGAGCCATTTCCGATTCAAAGCTAACGCCGCCAATATCTCCGTCGTCGGCTGCCCATTTTGCAAACA CTGCCGTCGCCGACCTCCACCGCCACTGCCGCGGACCTCCGACCGCCAATCGGGAGTTTTTTTTCCTACACTATAAG GCTTTGGAGTCCGGGAGTTTAGGAATAGCAATTTATGAGGCAGTGGAGATCGGTTCTAGTAATATTCATGGCTTCAATAAGTTTCCAAGTGTTGCAGATGAAAACATCATGCCATTGTTCTTGGAAAAATACCACCCAACCATCGCCGCCCACTATCTCCCTTTCAAAATCGGCATATGGAATTG GCATCTTTCTGTGGAGAAGAATCAATCGATTTATATCCGGCTTTTCCCTGAACCGTCTTGTGTTTCGAAAGACCAGCCGCCGATTGCCCTCTGGTTCCAATCGAAGGCCCTTTATTTCGCCGA TGGGTACAAGAGCATTAAAGTGAAGCTTCCTTAA
- the LOC140874617 gene encoding 4-alpha-glucanotransferase DPE2-like isoform X5: MRSTYSTCGCSFSCLTSPNKLLIWSCLENSMLLESEEKLQRSLFDLLQNIVLIRDPEDSKKFYPRLNLEDTSSFSDLDEHSARWKDDEEEFEWQGKRLYSKSGALKSFRPL, encoded by the exons ATGAGGTCCACCTATTCCACTTGTGGCTGCAGTTTTAGCTGTCTTACATCTCCAAACAAACTATTAATTTGG TCTTGCTTGGAAAACTCCATGTTGTTGGAGAGCGAGGAGAAACTGCAACGCAGCCTCTTTGATCTTCTGCAG AATATTGTCCTCATTAGAGATCCAGAAGACTCAAAAAAGTTTTACCCACGCTTAAACCTTGAGGACACATCTAGCTTCAGTGATTTAGATGAGCACAG TGCTAGATGGAAGGATGATGAGGAGGAATTCGAG tgGCAGGGAAAAAGACTTTATAGTAAATCAGGGGCACTCAAATCCTTTAGGCCACTCTAA